TATGCCGCTATCCGAATACTCGTCGGAATCACCGATCAGCCCGCCGATCACCACCGTCTGCCCATCACGGATCGTCGCGCGTGTGGAGGCCTCTCGAGTCGAAATCACGGGTGCGTTCAGCGCCGACGGGATGGTCTGTGACGTGAGCGTACTCACTTCCTGCAGAATCTGAACGCTGACGTAATCATCCTGGTTGATTGTGGGAATTATCGTCAGGTTCGTGCCGACGTCCTGAAACTGCACGGTCCGATCGATCGCGATGTCGTTGCCCAGCCGCGTCGAAACCACGAATGGGACTTTGCTTCCAACCAGGATATGCGCCTCGCGGTTGTTCGTCGCGAGGATCTCTGGAGTCGATAGAATCCTCACATTGAAGCGGGCCGCTAGCGCCCGCAAAACTGCGCGAAGCCGGTAGCGGTCGAGCGACACCACGCGGAAAACGAAGTCGTCGATAACCGATGCCGTGTCGGGCGCAAGCGGTGTTCCACTTCGCGTCGAGGTTGTGCCGGACAGAAACGACCAGTCCACTCCAAACTGCTGCGATCGCCCGAGCGCTATCTCGGCGACAAGCACTTCCAGCAGCACCTGCGGTGGACGTTTGTCGAGAGCTTCGATGGTCTCGCGAATCAGTGGAAGATTAGGCGGAACGGTGCGAATGATCAGCGAGTTGGTCGGAAGGCTTGCCACAATCGTCGTGCGGCCCACCAGATTTCCGCTCGTGCCTGCGCGACCCAACTGGTCGGTGACATCTGCCGGCGAGGAAATCGCTGGCGTCGGTACGGCTGGAGGAGTGATGGGAATGTCGCGCCTCATCTGGAACGCTTCAGCTTCACGCTGGCGGAAGGCGTCGAGGTTTCTGGAGAGGCTCCGGTCGTCGAGAGATTGAGTTGCCGACGATGTCACCGCCGACCCATAAACCTTGCCGAGTGCCGCGGCCAGATCATCGGCGGCAGCGTACTTGAGCGCGATGACGTAGGTGTTGAGTGCCTGCGCGGGGGCGCGATCGAGTGGCATCACCTGCGCCACAGCGCCCTTCTGAATGAGCGTCATGTCGTGGCTCTCGAGAATGGATTCGAGAATCGCTCTGACGTCCTCGCCACGAACCGGGGCGGCAGTGGTAAACGTGATGCGTTTGTCAGGCACGTCGCTCATCACCACATTGAGACCTAGGGTCAGCGCAAGCGACCGGATGACGTCGGAGAGTCTTGCGTCGACAAAGTTGAGTGCCGTTCCCTGTGGGCGGACCGGCGTTTGCGCGTGCATCCTGGCGACCGGCAGGCACCAGAACCCTGCGGCAAACGCAATGCCCAGTCTCGACAGGCGACGACGGGTCATCTTCCGGGAGCCTCTCTGGATTGGATCTTCAGCTCGTGACGACCCGATGGCCCGCGCACGACGACGGAGCCGCCGGTAATCCGAATGATGCGATACTGTCCCACCTGGTCACCCTCGCGATAGAGTCTTCCGCTTGCACCGGCCGAATCGGACTGAATCAGAGCGGTGGACCCGCCAGGCCCGGTCATCGTTCCGAATACCTGTGGCAACGGGGTTTCGACAATCATCGCAGCATTGGCGGCTTCGCTCATCGACGCCACATCCCGCTCGTCGCCTGCGCCGGGGGGAGTATAGCGCACGCGCGGCGCCGCGCGAGTGGATGAGAAAATGTTCGCATCGACGATGACTCTGTTCTCGACCACACTGGGAACGACTGACACGGATCGCGGTCCGGGCGCAGGCGAAACCAAATCGGGAGCTTTCGCGGCTGCCGGCAACGGTGGCTGCCAGATCCAGAGGCCTACTCCCGTCGCAGCCAGCGCAGCGGTGAGCACGGTCAGTACTAACTCGATTCTCCGCATCCTCATCGCCCGTCGCTCATTCGATCACCGATGGCGCGCGCAGCGTGAGGGAGAGCTGGAGCAGACCATCGCGGAGAGAGGAATTTGAAACGATCGTCATCTCCCTGATCTCCACGACCGGTGTTCCTGTTTCGAGCAACGAAAGGAATTCCGACACGCCGTGCACGTCACCGACCGCCGAAAGAGACGCTGGAATCATCGGCAGAATCGTACCGGTGGTATCCGGCGCCCCGGCGACATCGAGCCGGTTCACTGAAACGCGTGACCGGAGAGCATAACCCTGAACCGCGGATTGAAGCGACGCAGCCGCTAACGCCGCAGTACGGCCCGTGACGATGCTGCGAGCACCCGCCGATGATTGCTCACGCGTCGCCAGCAGACTGAGAAGCTCGTCTTCACGATCGACCAGTGACCGCAGTCTGTTCAGTTGCCCGACGCTCGATGCGATCAGCGCCTCGCGTTGCGACCACCGCCGCGCCAGTGGCAGCACCCCAAACGCGATGAGCAGCGCGAGTGCGCTCACAACGACACCGGCGATTACGGTTCGTCGCTCACGCGCGGTCAAATCAAGGTACGGCACGCAGGGCAATCGAGAACGTTTCGTAGCTCCTGTTGCCCTCTCGGAATCTCGAGCTCGCCGAAAGGAATCGTACATCCTCGAAGATTTTGTCCGCGGCCAGTGCCGGTATCAATGCACCTGCATCTCGCGCCGTGCCCTCGATCTGCCACACGAGTCCGTCCGCCCGCACACTCATCACTGTCGCACCAGCGGGGAGACGGCGGCTAAGTGCCGCAAGAACAATGACGGGGCTGACCCTTGCCGCGGTCACACTTCGAGTAGCGGCCAGCTCGACATTCAGCGACGCGAGTCTGGTCTGCAGCGATGCCCCCTTCGCGGCGCGTGGCGTGACCATCGCGATTTCCTGCTCCACGGCGGCAAGCTGTCGCGATCGCGAACGGTCGAGCGCTGCAAGCACAAATGCAACAGCCAGCGCGAAGTTCAGCGCCCCGCGAGTGACGCCGGCCATCCGGCGCCGGCTGATTCTCGCATGGCCGGAATTGGACACGAGCATCTGGTCGGGGGAGTCATCGGCGCCAAGAACGGCCCCGAACGCCGAAGCGAACTCGGGCGCGACGCCGCGAATCGCCGGAGGATTTTGTTGCTGACCCTCCGCAGGTCCGCTTCCAATGCGCCGCGCCGACACGAGCGCACCCCCACGCAGCTCCGCGGTCGCGCGCTCGTCGGCTGCTGCAGGCAGCTGGAACGTTCCATCACGCACGCCTCCTCGCCGCAGGGCGCGGGCAAGCGATACCGGGCTTGCCTCGACGGTATCGACAGGAGCCCATCGCTCGAACGCGGTGACCCACGATTCAACCAGTCGTGCATCAGCGGCAAAGACAATATCCGAACCACCACTGACCGACACCACCACTTCGCCGCTCTCGATCGGAAAGAAACGATCGGGTTCCAGCGTCAGAATGTTTCGCCTTTCCATCGTGGATACGGGCGGAAGTTTTACATGCTTCACGTGCAGAAACTCAATGCCCACAGACAGCGCGATCCCGGAGATATTGCCAAGGTGCTGACGAAGGATGGCGACGCCATCGGCTGGTGCAGTCGGATCCCACCGGAGCTCGAAGCTCTCGAACGGAGCGCTCAGCCAGCGGCTCACGGTCACCGCGCGCACCCGGTCGCCCGTCAGTTCGAGACCGACGCGTCTGCTCACAGGTCCCGCTCGCGCCAGCGTACCAGCACCGCCGAGTTGCCTTCGATTGCATATACTGCCTGAATTTCGTGAGTCAGGGGATGCCCAGCCAGCCACCCGCGAGCGACAATCATGATTCGGGATGGTTCGTTCTGGAGGCTGCCGGCCGCGGCAGCGAGAACTGTGTCCGACGCCGTCATGCGGTTGATACGTCCGTCGCCATCGACGGTAAGATATGGTGCTGCAGCGAATGCGAGCCGTTCCGGTACGCCCCTTATCGTGCGAAGCGTCTCCAGCGTTCTGAGAGGGCGCGACACAGGCATCTGTGGAAAGGAGAGATCCGTGCGCGAAGTGGTGTACCGCCGGGAGGCATCTGCGCCATACTCATCGCCGCCAACCCACTCCCGGATACCCGCCGCAGCTGCCGCAGCTTCACCGGGGCCGACGAAAAACAGGAAGAATCGCGTCAACTGCGCTTCACTCGCCGCGTTAACGTCAAGCCGTGAGTTGACATCGACATAGGTCAGGTGAAAACGCGCTCCGCCCAACGCCACCTCCCCGGTTGCGGAGCCCAGTGCCTGAAGATTGTTGAGGAAGGTCTGACGGCCTTCGGCATCGGAAAAAGACTGGAGATCGGAGCGCAATGTCCGGGATGCGAACACGATACCGCTTTCAGCCGCATACCGGCCCGCGGCTCGCGCACGCAGGTTCGTTGCGGTCCCTGTCGCCGAGCGCGCAGCACTCGCGACCCCTCCGGCGATCATGCCAAGTACCACGATCAACCAGAGCACGAGCATCAGCGCCACTCCCCGTCGCTCAGCCGCCTTCATTGCCCGTTTCCATTGAGGTTACAACCACCGTGGGGGCGCCGATCTCGCGGTTGTCCCGGTCGAAAAAACGCAGCTCGACTGCATGGGGCACCCGGCTGCCCGCTTCCCACGTTCCGATCCACTCGAAGTTCGAAACCGGTGCCATTACCCGAACGCGCATTCCCCTGATCGCCGCCACGACGGAGACTATCGGAAGTTCTGGCGTCGCCTCCAGTGGAGAAGCCGAAAACCGTAATCCGTCTGGCGTCGGCTCGAGCACGACGTTCCATAGCGCGCCGGCACCATAAGG
The nucleotide sequence above comes from Gemmatimonadaceae bacterium. Encoded proteins:
- the gspM gene encoding type II secretion system protein GspM; protein product: MPYLDLTARERRTVIAGVVVSALALLIAFGVLPLARRWSQREALIASSVGQLNRLRSLVDREDELLSLLATREQSSAGARSIVTGRTAALAAASLQSAVQGYALRSRVSVNRLDVAGAPDTTGTILPMIPASLSAVGDVHGVSEFLSLLETGTPVVEIREMTIVSNSSLRDGLLQLSLTLRAPSVIE
- a CDS encoding PilN domain-containing protein; amino-acid sequence: MSRRVGLELTGDRVRAVTVSRWLSAPFESFELRWDPTAPADGVAILRQHLGNISGIALSVGIEFLHVKHVKLPPVSTMERRNILTLEPDRFFPIESGEVVVSVSGGSDIVFAADARLVESWVTAFERWAPVDTVEASPVSLARALRRGGVRDGTFQLPAAADERATAELRGGALVSARRIGSGPAEGQQQNPPAIRGVAPEFASAFGAVLGADDSPDQMLVSNSGHARISRRRMAGVTRGALNFALAVAFVLAALDRSRSRQLAAVEQEIAMVTPRAAKGASLQTRLASLNVELAATRSVTAARVSPVIVLAALSRRLPAGATVMSVRADGLVWQIEGTARDAGALIPALAADKIFEDVRFLSASSRFREGNRSYETFSIALRAVP
- a CDS encoding secretin N-terminal domain-containing protein, producing MTRRRLSRLGIAFAAGFWCLPVARMHAQTPVRPQGTALNFVDARLSDVIRSLALTLGLNVVMSDVPDKRITFTTAAPVRGEDVRAILESILESHDMTLIQKGAVAQVMPLDRAPAQALNTYVIALKYAAADDLAAALGKVYGSAVTSSATQSLDDRSLSRNLDAFRQREAEAFQMRRDIPITPPAVPTPAISSPADVTDQLGRAGTSGNLVGRTTIVASLPTNSLIIRTVPPNLPLIRETIEALDKRPPQVLLEVLVAEIALGRSQQFGVDWSFLSGTTSTRSGTPLAPDTASVIDDFVFRVVSLDRYRLRAVLRALAARFNVRILSTPEILATNNREAHILVGSKVPFVVSTRLGNDIAIDRTVQFQDVGTNLTIIPTINQDDYVSVQILQEVSTLTSQTIPSALNAPVISTREASTRATIRDGQTVVIGGLIGDSDEYSDSGIPFLKDIPIIGNLFKRQTRSRNRTELAIFVTPHIIRTDETADQVRERVRRRMELQAPGIFSDSLQRPIPPVRRAP
- a CDS encoding prepilin-type N-terminal cleavage/methylation domain-containing protein; translation: MSNQRGFTLIEVTIAMVVSGVVALLAYGSLQAGLDAGGRIQMHRQDVESLALLRSIVVDALRHPASASAPVASSFLLSRGEGSGLNDDRLQFVSRGVSPPYGAGALWNVVLEPTPDGLRFSASPLEATPELPIVSVVAAIRGMRVRVMAPVSNFEWIGTWEAGSRVPHAVELRFFDRDNREIGAPTVVVTSMETGNEGG